One region of Choristoneura fumiferana chromosome 3, NRCan_CFum_1, whole genome shotgun sequence genomic DNA includes:
- the haf gene encoding leucine-rich repeat and fibronectin type-III domain-containing protein hattifattener yields the protein MGFNSRGRIRIWVWVVALAVTTARVRGACPWPPVPALQDACVCAFNLARDMSVQCDQVDFATLLKALNSSAKNIPIDLLYINNSTIPSLNDGIFTNLKIHNIQISGCKINRIDDDAFRGQGPHLKNLNLQDNELAEVPVKALKILTNLSLLDISKNRITQIDNHAFITLRKLTTLKISDNNVTLAPHALTGLDSSLKNLNLKGTKQKSVPECIRGLRSLAFLDLSQNSIRELPGPEGKKTFEGLDSLTALNLERNIIVSLKEDAFAGIKTTLSSLSLLNNLLPEFPSAAMETLTELRVLDIGFNLLNKLPADAFANNPSITLLALDGNPLPTVPAEALAHLNNTLRGLSIGGRFLNCDCRLRWIIEWIRDGELQVTSRERNPQFCGNPPQFRERGFYSFQPNELVCEYETTTLAQQTTTVRKELNDWKISETSSTTARSTTTTRTTTTTTTASTTPAASSAASSSEAPARATEPATPATPATSARPSRPQVPPVRPAAPTWRHAPHQRPPLVMNFPQQKPKIDDSNEVIVKNAYRQDNSVIIQWDSDVANILGFRVVYRLFGDKSFKQGPPLEASEREFKIKNVPSQECIVVCVISLEEVHVSPETVPYGQCREVRTVSAAASNMDKITIAASAAICGTIVVAVLVFAAASRRRARTVHRLAPPDKLPPACCGALGTPSPGGPLSSLATLGAFGKQREWDQVSAYSARSIPRARTYTEPAPPDPLPGRPGRARSLADGQSQHSYSQSGRYGVPGYPGSLLGSRTDLRQSRQSLGAASERASRLSLSGAAGGATGGTAGSRRRPRSRSRPASRYSVGSLGMGYCDTSDNWTDHDMDIYMARNPTTRGGLVPL from the exons GGATTTAATTCCCGCGGCCGTATCAGAATATGGGTGTGGGTGGTAGCGCTGGCGGTGACGACAGCGCGCGTGCGCGGCGCCTGCCCCTGGCCGCCAGTGCCCGCGCTGCAAGATGCCTGCGTTTGCGCCTTCAACCTCGCGAGGGACATGTCTGTCCAATGTGATCAG GTTGATTTCGCAACCCTCTTGAAAGCGTTAAATTCAAGCGCGAAAAACATCCCGATCGACTTGTTATACATAAACAATTCGACAATCCCGTCCCTCAATGATGGTATTTTTACTAATTTGAAAATACACAATATTCAAATTTCCGGATGCAAGATTAACAGGATTGACGATGACGCCTTTCGAGGGCAAGGCCCTCATTTGAAAAACTTAAACTTGCAAGACAATGAACTGGCGGAAGTACCAGTAAAGGCTTTGAAAATACTAACGAATCTATCTCTGCTTGACATATCAAAAAATCGTATTACCCAAATAGATAACCATGCTTTTATTACATTACGAAAGCTGACAACACTCAAAATATCGGACAATAACGTCACTTTAGCACCTCATGCCTTGACCGGATTGGACAGTTCTCTCAAAAATCTTAATCTTAAAGGAACTAAACAAAAATCTGTTCCAGAATGTATCCGTGGGCTGCGCAGCTTAGCCTTCCTTGATTTATCTCAGAACAGTATCAGAGAACTGCCAGGGCCTGAAGGCAAAAAGACTTTTGAAGGATTAGATTCCCTGACAGCGCTAAACTTGGAGCGCAATATAATTGTTTCTCTCAAGGAAGACGCTTTTGCTGGAATTAAAACGACGTTAAGTTCTTTGAGCCTTCTAAATAATCTCTTGCCAGAGTTTCCTTCGGCAGCGATGGAAACCTTAACAGAGTTGAGGGTTCTCGATATCGGATTTAATTTGCTTAACAAGTTACCCGCTGATGCTTTTGCGAATAATCCGTCGATCACGCTTTTAGCGCTCGATGGAAACCCTCTGCCCACCGTGCCGGCCGAGGCTCTCGCGCATCTAAATAACACTCTGCGGGGCCTTAGCATTGGTGGTCGGTTTCTTAACTGTGATTGTCGTCTACGCTGGATAATAGAATGGATTCGAGACGGGGAACTTCAAGTGACATCGCGAGAAAGAAATCCTCAATTTTGTGGCAACCCGCCACAATTTCGTGAGCGTGGATTTTACAGTTTTCAACCAAACGAGCTAGTCTGTGAATATGAAACGACTACTTTGGCACAACAAACAACAACTGTCAGAAAGGAGTTAAATGATTGGAAAATAAGTGAAACGTCATCGACGACAGCGCGGAGCACCACGACGACTAGGACCACCACCACTACCACCACCGCGAGCACGACCCCCGCCGCGAGTAGCGCCGCCAGCAGCAGTGAGGCGCCCGCGCGCGCGACCGAGCCGGCGACCCCCGCGACCCCCGCGACCAGCGCGCGCCCGAGCCGGCCCCAGGTGCCGCCCGTGCGCCCCGCGGCGCCGACTTGGCGCCATGCCCCTCATCAGCGTCCACCGCTCGTTATGAACTTTCCCCAACAGAAACCAAAAATAGACGACTCTAACGAGGTCATCGTTAAGAATGCCTACAGGCAAGACAATTCCGTCATTATACAGTGGGACTCCGATGTCGCTAATATTCTCGGATTCCGTGTGGTGTACAGACTCTTTGGTGATAAAAGTTTCAAGCAAGGCCCGCCCCTAGAAGCCAGCGAAAGagaattcaaaatcaaaaacgTTCCATCTCAG GAATGTATCGTGGTGTGCGTGATCTCCCTGGAGGAGGTGCACGTGAGCCCGGAGACAGTCCCGTACGGGCAGTGCCGCGAGGTGCGCACGGTCTCGGCCGCCGCCTCCAACATGGACAAGATCACGATCGCGGCCAGCGCCGCTATCTGCGGCACCATTGTGGTGGCCGTGCTGGTGTTCGCGGCGGCATcgaggcggcgcgcgcgcaccgtGCACCGCCTGGCGCCGCCCGACAAGCTGCCGCCCGCCTGCTGCGGCGCGCTCGGCACGCCCAGCCCCGGAGGCCCGCTCTCCTCGCTCGCCACCCTCGGCGCGTTCGGCAAGCAGCGTGAGTGGGATCAAGTGTCGGCTTACAGCGCACGTTCGATCCCGCGAGCACGAACCTATACTGAACCGGCTCCCCCCGATCCCTTGCCCGGCCGGCCGGGCCGCGCCCGCTCCCTCGCCGACGGACAGTCGCAGCATAGCTATTCGCAGTCCGGCCGATACGGAGTGCCCGGCTACCCGGGCAGCCTGCTGGGATCTCGAACCG ATCTTCGTCAATCGCGTCAATCACTGGGGGCGGCTTCGGAGCGGGCTTCGCGGCTGTCGCTgagcggcgcggcgggcggcgccacGGGCGGCACGGCGGGGTCGCGCCGGCGGCCGCGCTCGCGCTCGCGGCCCGCCAGCCGCTACAGCGTGGGCTCGCTGGGCATGGGCTACTGCGACACCTCCGACAACTGGACCGACCACGACATGGACATCTACATGGCCCGGAACCCGACGACGCGCGGCGGCCTGGTGCCGTTATAG